A part of Gramella sp. MAR_2010_147 genomic DNA contains:
- a CDS encoding GYDIA family GHMP kinase: MQKFRSNGKLLLTGEYAVLNGAKSLALPTKLGQSMEVLTGKTGNLTWISYDENENIWFQSDFKIENGNFTPITLSTKQNLETTETAKRLQQILSSAYRENAQAFHHKGYKIITRLDFNRKWGLGTSSTLINNIAQWLEIDPYNLLKASFGGSGYDIAAAGNDFPITYQLTKNGPVSFTADFNPPFKNDLFLVYLNKKQNSREAIAHYRNQPIENIQDLANKISGITEQIIKSENLEEFKLFLKAHESLISKAINLPRIQTELFPDYPGVIKSLGGWGGDFILATGGKEEKEYFRKKGYQTIFEYQELIK; encoded by the coding sequence ATGCAAAAATTTAGAAGTAATGGGAAATTACTGCTAACCGGAGAATATGCCGTATTAAATGGAGCAAAGTCCCTGGCATTACCTACAAAACTGGGACAGAGCATGGAAGTTTTAACAGGTAAAACAGGTAATTTAACCTGGATTAGCTATGACGAAAATGAAAATATCTGGTTTCAGTCAGATTTCAAAATTGAAAATGGGAATTTCACGCCGATTACACTCTCAACAAAACAAAATCTCGAAACAACTGAAACTGCAAAACGTCTTCAGCAGATCTTATCTTCAGCATACAGAGAAAATGCACAAGCTTTTCATCATAAAGGATATAAGATAATCACCAGACTTGACTTTAACCGAAAATGGGGACTTGGAACTTCATCTACCCTAATCAACAATATTGCTCAATGGCTGGAGATCGATCCTTATAATTTATTAAAAGCAAGTTTTGGAGGCAGCGGCTATGATATCGCCGCAGCAGGCAATGATTTCCCTATAACTTATCAATTGACCAAAAATGGACCTGTAAGCTTTACTGCAGATTTTAATCCGCCATTTAAAAATGATCTTTTCTTAGTTTACCTAAACAAAAAACAAAACAGCAGGGAGGCGATCGCACATTATCGAAATCAGCCTATTGAGAATATTCAGGATCTCGCCAATAAAATTTCAGGAATAACAGAACAGATCATTAAAAGCGAAAATCTGGAAGAATTCAAGCTCTTTCTGAAAGCTCATGAATCTTTGATCTCCAAAGCGATTAACCTGCCACGTATACAAACTGAATTATTTCCGGACTATCCCGGAGTTATTAAAAGTCTTGGTGGCTGGGGAGGCGATTTTATACTTGCCACTGGTGGTAAAGAAGAAAAAGAATACTTTAGAAAAAAGGGATATCAAACGATATTCGAATATCAGGAACTTATCAAATAA